One segment of Capnocytophaga sp. oral taxon 878 DNA contains the following:
- a CDS encoding D-alanine--D-alanine ligase, translating to MKKNIAILMGGYSKEAEVSLKSAAVVAKHLGQDKYVPYPVRIDRDKWVYVDAKGDEYPVNRNDFSLLLNGEKITFSAVFNAIHGTPGEDGYLQAYFQLIGLPLTGCSMYASALTFNKRDMLSVLKPYGILSAPSYYLNKGEDYKTSDIVAKVGMPCFVKANRSGSSIGTFKVNEESKLVETIEKAFEVDDEILIESFLKGTEVSVGVIGYKGEIKVLPITEIVSENEFFDYEAKYLGKSKEITPARLSSEMTAKINALAERVYRLLKMEGYSRSEFIIVDDTPYLLEMNTTPGLSEASILPQQAKVAGISLSELFESEIERVLNR from the coding sequence GTGAAAAAGAATATAGCTATACTAATGGGAGGCTACTCCAAAGAAGCAGAAGTCTCTCTTAAAAGTGCTGCGGTAGTAGCGAAACACCTTGGCCAAGACAAATATGTACCTTACCCAGTGCGTATTGACCGCGATAAATGGGTATATGTAGATGCTAAAGGAGATGAATACCCTGTAAATAGGAATGACTTTTCATTATTACTGAATGGAGAAAAGATTACCTTTAGTGCCGTATTTAACGCTATTCACGGGACACCAGGGGAAGATGGCTATCTACAAGCGTATTTTCAGCTTATAGGCTTGCCCCTTACAGGCTGTAGTATGTATGCTTCAGCCCTTACATTTAACAAGCGAGATATGCTATCGGTATTGAAGCCTTATGGTATTCTTTCGGCACCTTCTTATTACCTGAACAAAGGGGAAGATTATAAGACCTCTGATATAGTAGCTAAAGTAGGTATGCCTTGCTTTGTGAAGGCTAATAGATCGGGGAGCAGTATTGGAACTTTTAAAGTAAATGAAGAGAGCAAACTAGTAGAAACTATTGAAAAAGCTTTTGAAGTAGATGATGAAATACTTATAGAAAGTTTCTTGAAAGGTACTGAAGTATCGGTAGGAGTAATTGGCTATAAAGGAGAAATAAAAGTATTGCCTATTACTGAAATAGTTTCTGAAAATGAGTTCTTTGATTATGAAGCTAAATACTTAGGCAAATCAAAAGAAATTACACCGGCAAGACTTTCTTCTGAAATGACCGCTAAAATCAATGCTTTGGCTGAACGCGTATATAGGCTTTTGAAAATGGAAGGCTATAGCCGTAGTGAGTTCATTATAGTAGATGATACACCTTACTTATTGGAAATGAATACTACACCAGGCTTATCGGAAGCTAGTATATTACCCCAACAAGCAAAAGTAGCAGGTATTAGCCTAAGTGAACTATTTGAAAGTGAAATAGAAAGAGTACTTAACCGTTAA
- the coaD gene encoding pantetheine-phosphate adenylyltransferase, giving the protein MKRALFPGSFDPITLGHHDIITRALDLFDEIVVAIGVNGDKNYMFTIEQRKEFIEKAFADEPKVKVTTYQGLTVDYCKEIDAQFILRGLRNPADFEFEKAIAHTNRKLSKIETVFLLTAARTSFISSSIVRDVIRNNGDYTVLVPDSVRV; this is encoded by the coding sequence TTGAAGAGAGCTTTATTTCCTGGGTCATTTGATCCTATAACGTTGGGACATCACGATATTATTACCCGTGCTTTAGACCTTTTTGACGAGATAGTAGTAGCCATTGGAGTTAATGGAGATAAAAACTATATGTTCACTATAGAACAACGTAAAGAGTTTATTGAAAAAGCTTTTGCTGATGAACCTAAAGTAAAAGTAACTACTTACCAAGGTCTTACTGTTGATTACTGCAAAGAAATTGATGCTCAATTTATATTGAGAGGACTGCGTAATCCGGCAGATTTTGAGTTTGAGAAAGCTATTGCTCATACTAACCGAAAACTTTCAAAAATTGAGACTGTATTTTTGCTCACGGCAGCCCGTACTTCGTTTATATCATCGTCGATAGTGCGAGATGTAATTCGCAACAATGGTGATTATACAGTATTGGTGCCTGACAGTGTAAGAGTGTGA
- a CDS encoding SemiSWEET family transporter, with protein sequence MNEKRNIKQKINLFIGSIGAFIGVAVFVAYIPQIMANLEGHKAQPWQPLFAAGSCLIWVMYGWTKEPKPDYILIIPNLVGVVLGFLTFITSL encoded by the coding sequence ATGAACGAAAAAAGAAATATCAAGCAAAAAATTAATTTGTTTATAGGTTCCATAGGAGCCTTTATAGGAGTGGCGGTATTTGTAGCCTATATTCCTCAAATTATGGCCAACTTAGAGGGGCACAAAGCACAACCTTGGCAACCTTTGTTTGCAGCTGGGTCTTGTCTTATCTGGGTGATGTATGGCTGGACAAAAGAGCCTAAGCCAGATTATATTCTCATTATCCCCAATTTGGTAGGGGTAGTTTTAGGATTCTTAACTTTTATTACTTCACTTTAA
- the der gene encoding ribosome biogenesis GTPase Der, with the protein MSAIVAIVGRPNVGKSTLFNRLIKRREAIVDAVSGVTRDRHYGKTDWNGTEFSVIDTGGYLSGSDDTFEKEINKQVALAIEEADVILFMVNVEDGLTGMDESVATLLRRSHKPVLVVVNKVDSNNRRNDMHEFYALGFGQLYALSSINGSGTGELLDDLLKVLPEKEQKEETELPRFAVVGRPNAGKSSFINALIGEDRYIVTDIAGTTRDAIDTKYNRFGFEFNLVDTAGIRRKAKVKEDLEFYSVMRSIRAIEHSDVCILMLDATRGFESQDANIFWLAQRNRKGIVILVNKWDLVEKENNTAKQYEAIIRKEIEPFTDVPILFVSALNKQRIYKAIETAVAVYNNRSKRIPTRKLNEVMLPLIENYPPPAIKGKYVKIKFCTQLPTPMPQFAFFANLPQYVKEPYRRFIENKLRENFDFNGVPIDVYFRQK; encoded by the coding sequence ATGAGTGCTATTGTAGCTATAGTAGGTAGACCTAATGTAGGGAAATCGACCTTATTTAACCGTCTTATAAAACGCCGTGAGGCGATTGTGGACGCTGTGAGTGGTGTAACCAGAGACCGCCATTATGGTAAAACGGATTGGAATGGTACGGAATTCTCGGTAATTGATACTGGGGGGTACCTTTCGGGAAGTGACGACACATTTGAAAAGGAGATTAATAAGCAAGTGGCATTGGCTATAGAAGAGGCTGATGTTATCTTGTTTATGGTAAATGTGGAAGATGGGCTTACGGGTATGGATGAATCGGTAGCGACCCTATTACGCAGGAGCCATAAGCCAGTGCTTGTGGTTGTAAATAAGGTGGATAGCAATAACCGTAGGAATGATATGCACGAGTTTTACGCTTTGGGCTTTGGGCAACTTTATGCCTTATCAAGCATTAATGGTAGTGGTACTGGGGAGTTATTGGATGACTTGCTAAAGGTGTTGCCAGAGAAGGAGCAGAAAGAGGAGACTGAATTACCACGTTTTGCGGTGGTAGGGCGTCCTAATGCAGGAAAATCGTCGTTTATTAATGCGCTCATAGGTGAAGATAGATACATAGTTACTGATATAGCGGGTACTACTCGTGATGCTATTGATACTAAATACAATCGTTTTGGATTTGAGTTTAACTTGGTGGATACGGCTGGTATTAGGCGTAAGGCTAAGGTAAAGGAGGATTTGGAATTTTACTCGGTAATGCGATCTATTAGGGCTATAGAACACTCGGATGTGTGTATCTTGATGCTGGATGCTACCAGAGGCTTTGAGAGCCAAGATGCGAATATATTTTGGTTGGCGCAACGCAATCGCAAAGGTATTGTGATATTGGTGAACAAGTGGGACTTGGTAGAGAAGGAGAATAATACTGCCAAGCAGTATGAGGCGATTATCAGAAAAGAAATAGAGCCTTTTACTGATGTGCCTATTTTGTTTGTATCGGCATTGAACAAACAACGTATTTACAAAGCTATAGAAACAGCGGTAGCGGTGTACAACAACCGTAGCAAACGGATACCGACAAGGAAGCTGAATGAAGTAATGTTGCCATTGATAGAGAATTATCCTCCACCTGCTATTAAGGGTAAATATGTGAAGATAAAGTTCTGCACCCAATTACCTACCCCTATGCCACAGTTTGCTTTCTTTGCTAATTTGCCGCAGTATGTAAAAGAACCTTATAGACGTTTTATAGAGAACAAACTTCGGGAGAATTTTGATTTTAACGGAGTTCCTATTGATGTATATTTCAGGCAGAAATAA
- a CDS encoding long-chain fatty acid--CoA ligase, translated as MNTVTRLFDIPYYQQSKHPLECAFVTKYNGKWEKTSTQQYIQQLNVVSRGLLRLGIEKNDKIAVISSTNRTEWHVLDMGILQIGAQNVPIYPTINLEDFEYILNHSECKYCFVSDKELCDKITSIKDKLPLLKTIFTFDEVQHAHHWHEILTLGADESNQAEVEARKETIHKDDLATIIYTSGTTSRPKGVMLSHWNIISNIINCQDRLPIKEGSTALSFLPVCHVFERMLTYLYQYDCLNIYFAESLDKISDNFREVKPHIVTVVPRLIEKIYDKIFSKGAELKGLKRKLFFWALELGFQYEPYKANGAWYEFKLKIARKLIFSKWREALGGRIEMIVSGSAALSPRLAKVFSAAGLKIMEGYGLTETAPVIAVNRESGRYWKIGTVGKPIINIEVKIAEDGEILVKGENVMLGYYKDEAQTADNITDGFFHTGDIGELDSEGFLKITDRKKEIFKTSGGKYVSPQLIENQLKLSRFIENAMVVGEGEKMPAAIIQLNFPFVKEWARRHKVTIGSTNEDIAKSEIVHNRIAQEVAKVNSHLGKWEQVKLFDFTPDEWTIDGGHLTPTLKLKRRIIKQKYIDIYNKFYNK; from the coding sequence ATGAATACCGTAACTCGTTTATTTGATATACCTTATTACCAACAATCTAAACACCCATTAGAATGTGCTTTTGTTACTAAATACAATGGCAAATGGGAGAAGACTTCGACCCAGCAGTATATCCAGCAACTGAATGTAGTAAGTAGAGGCTTATTGCGCTTGGGTATAGAAAAGAATGATAAAATAGCTGTTATTTCTAGCACTAATCGTACTGAATGGCACGTACTGGATATGGGTATCTTGCAAATAGGGGCACAAAATGTGCCTATTTATCCTACTATTAACTTAGAAGATTTTGAGTATATACTCAATCACTCTGAATGTAAATACTGTTTTGTATCGGACAAAGAGCTTTGTGATAAAATAACCTCTATTAAAGATAAGCTGCCCCTCCTTAAGACAATTTTTACTTTTGATGAAGTGCAACATGCTCATCATTGGCACGAAATACTTACTTTAGGAGCTGATGAAAGTAATCAAGCAGAGGTGGAAGCACGTAAAGAGACTATCCATAAAGATGATTTAGCTACTATTATATATACTTCGGGAACTACAAGTCGCCCAAAAGGAGTAATGTTATCTCATTGGAATATAATTTCTAATATTATTAACTGTCAAGACCGATTGCCTATTAAAGAAGGCTCCACAGCCCTTAGTTTCTTGCCGGTATGCCATGTATTTGAGCGTATGCTTACTTACTTATATCAGTATGACTGTTTGAATATTTATTTTGCAGAATCACTTGATAAAATTAGTGATAATTTTCGGGAAGTGAAACCACATATAGTTACAGTAGTACCACGATTAATAGAGAAGATTTACGATAAAATTTTTAGTAAAGGAGCTGAGCTTAAAGGGTTAAAACGCAAGCTTTTCTTCTGGGCGTTGGAATTAGGATTCCAATATGAACCTTATAAAGCTAATGGAGCTTGGTATGAGTTTAAACTTAAAATAGCACGCAAACTTATTTTTAGCAAATGGCGTGAAGCCTTAGGCGGGCGTATAGAAATGATTGTTTCGGGGAGTGCTGCCCTCTCACCTCGTTTGGCCAAAGTATTCTCAGCTGCAGGTCTTAAAATTATGGAAGGCTATGGACTTACAGAAACTGCACCTGTAATAGCTGTAAACAGAGAGTCGGGGAGATATTGGAAAATAGGTACAGTAGGGAAACCTATTATTAATATAGAAGTTAAAATAGCTGAAGATGGTGAAATACTTGTAAAAGGCGAAAATGTAATGCTTGGCTATTACAAAGATGAAGCCCAAACAGCAGATAATATAACTGATGGTTTCTTCCATACAGGGGATATAGGTGAATTAGATAGTGAAGGGTTTCTTAAAATTACAGACCGTAAGAAAGAGATTTTTAAAACATCGGGAGGTAAATATGTATCGCCTCAGCTTATAGAAAACCAACTTAAGCTTTCTCGTTTTATTGAGAATGCAATGGTAGTAGGTGAAGGAGAAAAAATGCCTGCAGCTATTATTCAGCTTAATTTTCCATTTGTAAAGGAATGGGCTCGTAGACATAAAGTAACAATAGGTAGCACTAATGAAGATATTGCTAAGAGTGAAATAGTACACAATCGTATAGCGCAAGAAGTAGCTAAAGTAAATAGTCATTTAGGTAAATGGGAACAAGTAAAACTATTTGACTTTACTCCTGATGAATGGACTATTGATGGTGGACACCTAACGCCTACTCTTAAATTAAAACGACGTATCATTAAACAAAAATATATTGATATTTATAACAAGTTCTATAACAAGTGA